Proteins from one Sabethes cyaneus chromosome 2, idSabCyanKW18_F2, whole genome shotgun sequence genomic window:
- the LOC128737239 gene encoding histone chaperone asf1, which produces MAKVHITNVVVLDNPSSFLNPFQFELTFECIEELKEDLEWKMIYVGSAESEEFDQVLDTIYVGPVPEGRHIFVFQADPPNVARIPEQDAVGVTVVLLTCSYRGQEFVRVGYFINNEYSDPELRENPPAKPLFQQMTRNILASKPRVTRFKINWDDNPANGTNGANGMDDEAGMAIENDRLDDMEAGPSDVGMMPEATHDDNSLALPREFNENSNSLAMEC; this is translated from the coding sequence ATGGCTAAGGTTCACATCACTAACGTTGTGGTACTGGATAATCCGAGCAGCTTCCTGAATCCGTTTCAATTTGAGCTTACGTTTGAGTGCATCGAAGAGCTAAAGGAagatttggaatggaaaatgatCTATGTCGGTTCGGCAGAATCGGAAGAATTTGACCAGGTGCTGGACACAATCTACGTGGGACCAGTGCCGGAGGGACGCCACATTTTCGTTTTCCAAGCCGATCCCCCGAACGTGGCTCGTATTCCGGAGCAGGATGCCGTTGGCGTGACCGTTGTACTGCTCACATGCTCCTACCGAGGTCAGGAGTTTGTTCGCGTTGGATACTTCATCAACAACGAGTACTCCGATCCAGAGTTACGAGAGAACCCGCCTGCCAAGCCACTATTCCAGCAGATGACCCGCAATATTCTTGCTTCCAAGCCGCGTGTGACTCGATTTAAAATCAACTGGGATGACAACCCGGCAAACGGCACCAATGGAGCTAATGGAATGGACGACGAAGCTGGTATGGCAATCGAAAACGACCGCCTCGACGATATGGAAGCCGGACCGAGCGACGTTGGAATGATGCCCGAAGCGACGCATGACGACAACAGTTTGGCTCTACCGAGGGAGTTCAACGAAAACTCCAACTCGCTAGCGATGGAATGCTGA
- the LOC128738787 gene encoding cancer-related nucleoside-triphosphatase homolog, translated as MHVILVTGMPGVGKTTIMRSVSLELKKRGMQFDGFYTEEVRAANGERTGFDIVTFDGKQAPLARVSESLPNYPARYRVGKYSVCVSEFESLALPALNASTANLLLLDEIGKMELKSKAFETRLAQLTARLTRGDNLFLLATIPLKAVLPIVEQLKAIPKTMLFHVTFSNRNKMVMEILEATIRMTSAGQ; from the exons ATGCACGTGATCCTCGTCACAGGAATGCCAG GAGTGGGCAAAACCACTATCATGCGCAGTGTTAGCCTAGAGCTCAAGAAACGCGGCATGCAATTTGATGGGTTTTATACGGAAGAAGTGCGAGCGGCCAATGGTGAACGAACGGGTTTCGACATTGTCACTTTCGATGGTAAGCAAGCACCACTGGCACGAGTCAG TGAATCTTTGCCCAATTATCCAGCACGGTATCGAGTCGGCAAATACAGCGTATGCGTTTCGGAATTCGAATCACTAGCGCTACCAGCCCTTAATGCGAGCACTGCAAATCTACTGTTGCTAGATGAAATCGGTAAAATGGAACTCAAATCGAAAGCTTTCGAAACTCGTCTGGCTCAACTCACGGCTCGCCTTACCCGGGGAGATAATCTATTTCTTCTGGCGACAATCCCATTGAAGGCAGTGCTTCCGATCGTCGAACAACTGAAAGCCATCCCGAAAACGATGTTATTCCATGTTACTTTTTCCAACCGCAACAAGATGGTGATGGAAATTTTAGAGGCGACTATTCGGATGACTAGTGCAGGTCAGTAA
- the LOC128738783 gene encoding DNA-directed RNA polymerase III subunit RPC5: MDDEDDPVVEEIPVFLSTTLAENLYLLQYPVKSSNATFDDGQVVNSCVKPINQQIKVDYALNTASKNYDSFKGEQFAIAADGKEKDRQQKPTFRSGTMDKQSFLSSKPIEDINRYMMCVLQDREIHATPLNGIVSMRQMFSYFDKQDTRTKAEQKAEQDADGEEEEAKQVTVKFARTENEKVRKAREKSFNYISKMESEEPWCETFWHAKSSTAAELERQKLFCGSSSRVGTESVLNVGSAEYLDMLISKEKTDRNIDSMLPSRVVCMHKLRQMALVDQIRVILKDAKVLTFQQIMELLPDRSLAADKVLRTLPMAGVLIRGNWVVQSDSIYLEGSVSSINGVPAEQMCKARDYILYRFTQCDKLDRHQLALITQLPTEEIREILCSIAKLNSDRSWSMLLPPNEDFSGTELEISDRQNAFWTARADKFNEMEKSNKRVRKRSARSESKYDTKMSNG, encoded by the exons ATGGATGACGAAGATGACCCGGTTGTAGAAGAG ATTCCAGTGTTTCTGTCCACAACTCTCGCGGAGAATCTCTACCTGTTGCAGTACCCAGTTAAGTCGTCGAATGCCACTTTCGACGATGGCCAAGTTGTAAATAGTTGTGTTAAACCAATTAATCAGCAG ATAAAAGTGGATTACGCCTTGAATACTGCTTCGAAAAATTACGACTCTTTCAAGGGTGAACAGTTTGCGATTGCGGCAGACGGCAAAGAGAAGGATCGACAGCAGAAACCAACATTTCGCAGTGGAACGATGGACAAGCAATCTTTTCTCAGTTCGAAGCCCATCGAAGATATAAATAGGTACATGATGTGCGTTCTTCAGGATCGGGAAATCCATGCGACACCGTTGAACGGTATTGTTTCGATGCGGCAAATGTTTTCCTACTTTGACAAGCAGGATACACGTACGAAGGCCGAGCAGAAAGCGGAACAGGACGCCGATGGGGAGGAAGAGGAAGCCAAACAGGTCACGGTAAAATTTGCCCGCACCGAGAACGAGAAGGTGCGTAAGGCCAGGGAGAAGTCTTTCAACTACATCTCTAAGATGGAATCGGAAGAACCATGGTGCGAAACGTTTTGGCACGCTAAAAGTTCGACTGCCGCCGAGTTGGAGAGACAAAAACTGTTCTGCGGCAGCTCGTCCCGTGTGGGCACGGAAAGTGTACTGAATGTTGGTTCTGCCGAATATCTAGACATGTTAATTAGTAAGGAGAAAACGGATAGGAATATAGATTCTATGCTGCCAAGTCGTGTCGTTTGCATGCATAAGCTAAGGCAAATGGCACTAGTCGACCAGATTAGGGTAATTCTTAAGGATG CTAAGGTACTCACCTTTCAGCAAATTATGGAACTTCTGCCGGACCGGAGCCTTGCAGCGGATAAGGTTCTTCGGACCCTTCCGATGGCTGGTGTGCTAATCCGAGGCAACTGGGTTGTTCAATCGGATAGCATCTATTTGGAGGGGAGCGTGTCCAGTATCAACGGTGTTCCAGCGGAACAGATGTGCAAAGCACGTGACTATATTCTGTATCGATTTACCCAGTGTGATAAACTGGATCGACATCAGCTGGCGCTGATTACTCAACTTCCGACAGAGGAGATCCGGGAAATTCTTTGCTCGATAGCGAAGCTGAACAGCGACCGAAGCTGGAGTATGCTGCTACCGCCGAACGAAGATTTCTCGGGTACCGAGCTGGAGATTAGTGATCGACAGAATGCTTTCTGGACAGCCCGGGCAGATAAGTTCAACGAAATGGAGAAAAGCAACAAACGAGTGCGCAAACGATCCGCACGGTCTGAGAGTAAATATGACACAAAAATGAGCAATGGATAG